gtgttttcagTTCGAGCCAGTGCATAATAAGTTCGCGTACAGACCGGTGCCGGTTTTGAGTCGGTCTGTCCAAAACCCCCTCTGTGGGGACCGTTTTTGTGTCCGCCCATAAGGTTTACACGGCCGCCTTGTGGTAATAGCTGGTATTTGCCGAGCGATTTTTGGATTTTCGTCAGTTACGAGACCAGGCGTCAAGAGCCTGACGACGTGAGTTCGGACATTACATAATCGTCTATTTTTGTGTATCATAGCCCCCACTTAGTGGCTGGTATAGGTAGTATACCACCCCCTCCACCTTTCTTTGTGCAGCCATATCTCCGTAAGTTTTATACGGATCAAGTCGGGACCAAGGGGGAACCCAGTTTCTTGGGGTACCGCGTGCATACCCGTTATCGGGAACAAAGCCCCCACCCCCCCCTGTTTTGAGTTAAGTATAACTCGGCGGTAAATAGTGGTAGAGTCGTAGGGGCAACGCCAACCTATCCTCCAGAGATAGGGCCAAAATTTTCCACATTAGGGAACGgggcaccccccccccctttttgaGTTTTGATTTTTCGATTGGAAATCGGTTCATCAGTACCATAGGACCTTCCCCCCCACTGGGAAACTCGGGGTTTCAAATTTAACCCCCACGAAAGGGGTGACAAAAAATCGAGTGTCCTCCAAAATGGAGGATATGGAGGATAGCCAGGATCCAGGTTCGCCGGTGCAAGGCACCAGCTACCAGCCGCCCAGCTCTCCCTTGTCATCAGGGGAATCACCAGAGCATAAGAAAAAGAAGGGATTACCGGACCCCGTCCCTCTGGCCCGAGAAGCGATCAATTGGATCCGCTACACCCTGGAGACAGCGGCCACGAAGAAAACAAACATGCCGGTGGAGACCCAGCGGTCCATGTTTGACAAGTTAAAAACTTTGGACTCGGCGATTCATGACATGGTCATCATGAACCTACAGCTCGCAAGCCAGCTGGAGGAATCGAGGAGGTCGGCAGAAATTTGCGTGGGGGCAGCAGCCGCTCAATTCGGGACTGAGCTCCGGCTAAGGGAAGTCGCCCACGAGCAAACCCTTGAGGCCGTCGTTGCAAGGTATGCAGAAAGGGAAGCGCTGCGCCTACATGAGTTGGAGAAGAGAGGTCCTCCCCCAGAGCAGGTTGCCATGCAGGAGGTTCCTGCTGAGACCTTTGCCCAGGTGACAAGAGCCGCCAGGCCGGCTAAAACAAATCCTGGGCGTAAACCGGACCGTTCAGTGTCCAGGGCAGCAAATAGGAACAAGGCACTCAAGGAGGCAAAACAAACGGAGCACATTCCGGCGTACATAATCAAATCTTGCGGTGGGAAAGACCCAAAGGAGGTACGGAGCGTCGTATGGAGCAAAGTGGCTAGTCAAAATATACAGCCCAAGTGCCACTCTATAATAGCTAAAGATGGTAGGGTCATCATTAAGCCAATGAACCGTGAAACGGCGGATATATTGAAGTCCCTATCTAAGTCCTCGTCCCTCATCGTGGAAGACAGCCCCCGATGGCCCAGGGTTATGTTTAGGGGAGTCCAAACGGACATCAGGTCTGAGGACCTGCAGAGTTCCATTGTCAGCCAGAATGCTCACCTAAACATCGACGAGGACACGACAGACGAGATCCTGAGGCCAATCTTTAAACAGGGTAAACGAGATATGGACACAACAAACTGGGTCATGGAGGTCAACCCAAGATACTATGACAGGTTTGAGGATGCTATAGTTTATATAGGATTCATGAGGTGTAAGGTAGCCGCATACGAGGAGGTGACCCAATGTCATGTCTGCCTAAAGTACGGGCACCCAGCCTCGAAGTGCCAAGAGAAGGAGCCGAGGTCCACGCACTGCTCCAGAGCAGGTCATAAAGCAGCGGATTGTCCAGCTGCGGAGGGTGACCCCACTTGTGCTAATTGTAGGGGAAAGCACAATGCTCGTGACAAAACCTGTTCGGCAAGGACCGCGTTCCTTCTGGGGAGGGCCAAGAGGACCGACTACGGGGTTACGCAATGAGCGCCCAACCACTCACCATTGTGCAGCTAAATATGGGCAGGGCCTCAGCAGTCAGTGATCTACTGCTGGAATTTTGCCAAAATAATGAGGTCGATGTCGCTCTGGTACAGGAGCCCTATACAAACAGAGGTAGGCTGGTGGGATTTGAGGTCGCTCCTTTTAGGTGCTACCTATCGAAACCTACGAGGAGAAGAGGAGGCCTACTGCATTTGGACCATGGTGCCGCAATCATAGTCTTTAACCCAAACCTAGTTGTTGCGGCTAGGGACTCGGACCTTATTGAAAACTTTGTTTCAATTGACATAGATTGCGCGGCTGATGGGATTATCACCATGATAAGTGGCTATTTTAAGTTCAGGGTCCCAACAGCGATTCATGTAGAGGTACTGGATCGCATCTTTCAATCCACAACTAACGAGGTTTTGATTGCCCTAGATGCTAACGCTTTTTCAACCAGGTGGTTCAGTCGTATAAACGACAGACGTGGGGAAACCCTGACCACCTGGCTCGATGAGCATGACCTACACACAGTTAACACTCGGAGCCCGTTCACGACTTTCAACGGACCCAGAGGGAGGACAAATATTGACGTGACAATTTTCGGCCAGAGTTTGCTGGGAAAAATTGGTGATTGGAAGGTCGTCCCGGATGTCACCACGAGTGACCATCAAGTGTTAATGTACACTCTGCATCTGCAGCGAAGGCAATTCATCCACCGAACTACCAGATTTAATCTAGATCAAAGACAACGAGATGCGTTTGTGCAGGAGTTCGCACGTGCTACAACGCAGAGAGATGATGAACATGAAAACCTGGACAGTAAGGCGCAACACCTGCATGAGGACATCACGGTGGCGGCCGAGTTATTTGCCCCAAGGAGAAACCCCAGGAAGAAGGTGGTCCCTCCTTGGTGGTCTCCGGAGTTGACCAGACTCAGAAAGGAGGTTCGGAACGCTTCAAGGCGGTGCAGGCAGACCGGGGACCGTGTAGTGTACAATACCAGAAGAAACGAATATACCCAGCTGCTTAGGTCAAGTAAGGTAGCTTCTTGGAGGAGGTTCTGCACCCTAGAGGGGAAAAACCCCTGGGGGAAGTTATATCGATGGATGAAGGGTAATAAGGCAACGGTAGCTATTGGGCTCATTAAACGTGCTGATGGATCATTATGCCAGGACATTGATGAATCAGTGACCACTCTTCTGAATGTGTTGATTCCAAATGACCCAACGCGCCCGGTTGGGGTCCGCACAGAAGCAGTGACTGGGAATCTCAACCCAATTGCGTGTCCAGAACTGAAGGCACTGGCTTGGACTATCGCTCCAAATAGGGCACCAGGCACGGATGGAATTACGGGGTCAATGGTGCGTGCACTCTGGCTAACGTTAGCCCCCAGACTGCTCAGTATTACAAATGAGTGCCTAGCTAGGGCTAGGTTCCCTGAGAGTTGGAAAGTTGCCCAGGTCGTACCGATCTTAAAGGGTAAAGACAGGGATGTTATGCAACCCAAATCATACAGGCCGGTTAGCCTGCTGCCGGTTCTTGGGAAGGTGATTGAGAAAGTAATAAACCTCAGGCTTCAAGAGCAAATTACCCCAAGCCTCACGGGTAGGCAATACGGTTTTACCAGGGATAGATCAACCTTTGACGCTTTCCAAAACCTACTCACATGGAGTGACCTCAGGCAAGAACGACATGTCCTGACGATTTTTCATGACATAACCGGGGCATTTGATAACCTTGAATGGACTGCACTGCAACGTGATCTACAAAGTTTGGGAGCCAGCAACCACATTAGATTACTGATTGCGGACTACCTCAGCGGCCGCACTGCGAAAATAACTATTGGCGGGGTGGAAAAGTCAGTACGGCTCACGAAAGGATGTCCGCAGGGTTCAATCCTGGGGCCAGTTCTATGGAATGTTACAATGGAGGCATTGCTAAGAGTCGTATTTCCCGAACATGTTAACATCCAAGCTTATGCGGATGATGTTGCCATGTCGGTTGCGGCACCAAACAGACGAATCCTCATCGAGCGAGCCGAAGAGGCCCTTATACCGGTGCTGGCCTGGGCCGAGGAAAGAGGCCTACAATTCTCTGCTCAAAAATCAGTGGCCATGATAACTAAGGGAGATATGGTTCCTGGTTTCACGTTGGCATTCGGTGGAGAGCGGATTGTCACGGTGGATTGTGTGAAGTACCTGGGCATCCGGCTGGATCAGAAGAGGCAATACACCGAGCACCTTGATGAAATGAAAAAGGCATCGGAGacaattttcacaaaaatgAGAGGGACCCTTGGATCCGGGTGGGGGATGAAAAGAGAGAACATCGCAATTCTGTACAGGGGTGTCTTCCTACCAAAAATTACGTACGGGGCTAGGTTTTGGGCACACACAACTACGAGTAACANNNNNNNNNNNNNNNNNNNNNNNNNNNNNNNNNNNNNNNNNNNNNNNNNNNNNNNNNNNNNNNNNNNNNNNNNNNNNNNNNNNNNNNNNNNNNNNNNNNNatttatataatttatatgtacctacagtgtaaatacaaatgtagttaattataaaattaataataattatgaaatttaaagaataaaataataatatctataacaatTTGGCATGAGAGTAATTTTGAAAACGACTTTTTGGGTTTTTTAAATCCTGTGTATAAAAATTGCTCAAGGAGTTCATCAGTAAACATATACTTTAAGATTCTGCGGACATTACGTTCAACTGTATTGGAGTTCATAAGCGACATTTTATTTACCtgcaaacaaaacataatattatgtaatcactGTATGgtgaaatagtttataaaatgcaTCCACACTATCATTCTAATAAATTAGAACTCACTAGACAACGGTTAAATGTTATCATAATCgtaattgttatcattatttttaagtgtttgTTCCAATTCCTGAAGTTGTTCTTCATTTTCTAATGGCCACAAGAAACCATCATTAAATGAATCGTTTGTAATACCACTCATATTTCCAGTAGCTGCATACTTGAAATATCCAtcaattttttgttcaatgttTTGTAAGGTTGCAGCAATGCTTGTATTCATAACATCAACTGTATATCTTAATGTGACAAGTTGTTTTGtaaccaatttttgaaaatctaattaaaaaatgtattatttaatactaatttcaacctgatttcaaaaattattattttctaatttacatatttaaaaattacctgcTTGATCAATCACCATTCTACTCTGTTTAACTGCAGGCTTGCGAGGAGATgctaaaatcataaatttaaacaacacaatatattatattatattattatatttccaatttataatttgtgtattaTGATGAAACTAatagttcattataatatatattttataacaccacTCACTCaatgatttttcattattaaacaacttccttttataatttttgctcggtaaatttgttttactattgtTTACTTCAATAGCCTTTgaatttccttaaaaaaaataggacGCCTATAAAATTCCGGAAATATAACAGCAGGAGAGTAATAATTGAGGAACTCAAATTCCggactataaaattaatagaaattaatatgttaagtaTACAAACCGAATTGAAATCTAAGTTTACAGAATGTAATCTTGAGGAAAAAAAGTAAGACGGAACGAAAATGAATTGGAATTAAATATAGATGAACGTAAAACGCCCGGAAACCAAAATTCAGGGATGCCAATAaaatcccggaaaaaaattcGCTGGAATTATGAAATCACAGAACGTAATGTAACCGTATTATTGAAttgaaagaattaaaaatatattgaaaacaaaatccCAGACCGTAAAATACACggaattaatatatattgactGTAATTTGTTTGGAACTTAAAactaatgaacaaaataaaaaaaggaaaattaaattgaagAATTCAAATTCTGGACTGTAAAATTANNNNNNNNNNNNNNNNNNNNNNNNNNNNNNNNNNNNNNNNNNNNNNNNNNGCCAACGTGAAACCAGGAACCATATCACCCTTTGTTATCATGGCCACTGATTTTTGCGCGGTGAATTGTAGGCCTCTTTCCTCGGCCCAGGCCAGCACCGGTATAAGGGCCTCTTCGGCTCGCTCGATGAGGATTCGTCTGTTTGGTGCCGCAACCGACATGGCAATGTCATCCGCATAAGCTTGGATGTTCGGGAAATTCTACTCTTAGCAATGCCTCCATTGTAACGTTCCATAGAACTGGCCCCAGGATTGAACCCTGCGGACACCCTTTCGTGAGCCGTACTGACTTTTCCACCCCTCCAATGGTTATTTTCGCAGTGCGGCCGCTGAGGTAGTCCGCAATCAGTGATCTGATGTGATTGCTGGCTCCCAGACTTTGTAGATCACGTTGCAGTGCGGTCCATTCAAGGTTATCAAATGCCCCAGTGATGTCAAGGAAAATCGTCAGGACATGTCTTTCTTGTCTGAGGTCATTCCATGTGAGTAGGTTTTGGAAAGCGTCGAAAGGTGATCTATTCCTGGTAAAACCGTATTGCCTACCCGTGAGGCTTGGGGTAATTTGCTCTTGAAGCCTGAGGTTAATTGCTTTCTCAATCACCTTCCCAAGAACCGGCAGCAGGCTGACCGGCCTGTATGATTTGGGTTGCATAACGTCCCTGTCTTTGCCCTTTAAGATTGGTACGACCTGGGCAACTTTCCAGCTCTCAGGGAACCTAGCCCTGGCTAGGCACTCATTTGTGATACAGAGCAGCCTGGGGGCTAACGTTGGCCAGAGTGCACGCACCATTGACCTCGTGATTCCATCCGTGCCTGGTGCCCTATTTGGAGCGATGGTCCAAGCCAGTGCTTTCAGTTCTGGACACGAAAATGGGTTGAGATTCCCAGTCACTGCTTCTGTGCGTGCCCCGACCGGTCGCGTTGGGTCATTTGGGATCAACACGTTTAGAAGAGTGGTCACTGACTCATCAATGTCCTGGCATAATGATCCATCAGCACGTTTAATGAGCCCAATAGCTACCGGTGCCTTATTTCCCTTCATCCAACGATATAACTTCCCCCAGGGGTTTTTCCCCTCTAGGGTGCAGAACCTCCTCCAAGAAGCTACCTTACTTGACCTAAGCAGCTGGGTATATTCATTTCTTTTAGAATTGTACACTACACGGTCTCCGGTCTGCCTGCACCGCCTTGAAGCGATCCGAACCTCCTTTCTGAGTCTGGTCAACTGCGGGGACCACCTTCTTCCTGGGGTTTCTCCTTGGGGCAAATAACTCGGCCGCCGCCGTGATATCCTCATGCAGGTGTTGCGCCTTACTGTCCAGGCTTTCATGTTCATCGTCTCTCAGCGTTGTGGCACGTACGAACTCTAGCACGAACGCATCTCGTTTTCTTTGGTCTAGATTGAATCTGGTAGTCCTGTGGACGAATTGCCTTAGCTGCAGATGCAGAGTGTACATTAAAACTCGATGGTCACTCGTGGTGACATCCGGGACGACCTTCCAATCAACAATTTTTCCCAGCAAACTCTGGCCGCAAATTGTCACGTCAATATTTGTCCTCCCTCTGGGTCCGTTGAAAGTCGTGAACTGGCTCCGAGTGTTGACTGTGTGTAGGTCGTGTTCATCGAGCCAGGTGGTCAGGGTTTCCCCGCGTCTGTCGTTTATACGACTGAACCACCTGATTGAAAAAGCGTTTGCATCTNNNNNNNNNNNNNNNNNNNNNNNNNNNNNNNNNNNNNNNNNNNNNNNNNNNNNNNNNNNNNNNNNNNNNNNNNNNNNNNNNNNNNNNNNNNNNNNNNNNNNNNNNNNNNNNNNNNNNNNNNNNNNNNNNNNNNNNNNNNNNNNNNNNNNNNNNNNNNNNNNNNNNNNNNNNNNNNNNNNNNNNNNNNNNNNNNNNNNNNNNNNNNNNNNNNNNNNNNNNNNNNNNNNNNNNNNNNNNNNNNNNNNNNNNNNNNNNNNNNNNNNNNNNNNNNNNNNNNNNNNNNNNNNNNNNNNNNNNNNNNNNNNNNNNNNNNNNNNNNNNNNNNNNNNNNNNNNNNNNNNNNNNNNNNNNNNNNNNNNNNNNNNNNNNNNNNNNNNNNNNNNNNNNNNNNNNNNNNNNNNNNNNNNNNNNNNNNNNNNNNNNNNNNNNNNNNNNNNNNNNNNNNNNNNNNNNNNNNNNNNNNgttaagctaacggcataaaacgtgaactgctgagcgtaaatttggtatgttccgcgtttgtaagacggagacaacaaatgcgggtgtggcgtcctcttaatgtattttagtataacagttacctagttatattaggtaattatagtatttacgTTATTGTAGCAATAGTAGGTACAGTGTAAACAGTCAAGGTTGTATCTGAGGGTCCAGAGGGTCTGGACCCCACTCCCGAAATTTCTTCAAtttgtcttatttttaaccaaactataaaccaaatatcaaaacctaaattcaataaaattacaatagacATGATTAGAACCTTCCctccctccaaaaaaaaaaaaaaccatggaTACAGCCTTGTATACAGTATAGTaggtaatgtatattgtataatatataatcctatgtaggtatatagtaaaatattattaaatacatgacATAATATGGattgaatgaaaatatatgGATGTCAGATGTTGGTTAAACAATGGTCATGATATCCCGAACatccataaataaatattagaaacaaTAGGCCTCATCCTGacctttaaaaatgattaataataattaatagtcacTGAGAACTTAGAGTAAAAACGCTGAAACCGCTAAGTTacaaaacatataggtatttaatttaatttacttgtaGAAACGCATCTTCTGTTCCCACGAATTGTTGATACTTTACATCATATTCAGGTCTAATTCTAGTGTCTGATACAACGTCAATAGCTTCTGGAGCAGCTACGATCTCTTCATCTTGCCATATGTTCTTAGCTCTCTCTTCGTCCGACTGTATTAcctcgatttttttttgatttttttcttcagttttttttatagattcagTTGTCAAGATTGTTGTGTCTTTTCCTGTTTTtgacctacctatttaaattatgaaccgTAATTAAGATGTAACATATAACTTAAGACCCAATATTGCAACCTTTGATAttcagtaaattaaaaatgtacacgaATCGGACTAATTACCTACTGTCTtaccatttaattttatattgcaatTTTTGCAATATTTGTATTCTTCATAAGACAAACtatacaaatttgtataaaagtcgctacaaaagttttaaattgtattttattgattttaaatagtcatcttaatttttttagaggTTATGGCAGgaaatcaaaatgttaattttatatataacgtcaatatgtttaaattatttaaaatatacactaaTAACAATTGTAGATGTTGAACGTAccttttcattttataaacatacattGAGTAATagacgatacaattttcaagaacacaatttaaaaatgtatattattatacattttaattcaaaaaaataatatattttttttataggcacattttttttttataagcatttgaagttaaaatgttgaaaaatttataaaatgttcaacttttatatctaaggcttgaaaatttaaaacaagggcCAATGAAAAaccgtataaaaattaaatttatattttttgcacTAGACGCAacttttatacttattagttattatatattaatatcatgtatGACTGATGTATATGCtcttgatacattgttacaatagcagttgaaaaatattacaaatacataggcacaaatttttttaaaagcatttNNNNNNNNNNNNNNNNNNNNNNNNNNNNNNNNNNNNNNNNNNNNNNNNNNActtattatagatcaattttttttaatactatagataagtatacctttaataggtatgtctaatatctaaactgacaaaccgtctccgctcagaatcgtttttcttatacagtgatattatatcattgaattcaaatttaatactatccattatacagtgacccacttgtaacctactgtacagcagagcgacatctacttacccaccttttttttcattacaattttaacatattttcattGCAATTTTGACATACTTTTAgtgcaattttgacatatttttaacgcAACTATATGTGGTCTttacatataacataaaaatactgtttaaaatataataagatttattattttcataaatttaaaataacacctACTACAGATTACAGCAAAGGTTAAACTTACTGCCTATAGTGACtattactgtttttaataaGAAGAAAGTAACTTAATTCTAAATGGCCAATGCtgtaaaatatttccaattacctacgtcatcataatattacttaatgtacataattttaatttttgtttacgaAGAAAGACTTTACAAGGACCTTATGATAAAAAAGGCTAGTATTTttgttatacgtataatactaaaatacgtgtataaatatataataaatgtacaataaaatgtacccaacgagtaaataaatacaacatcATTTTATTAGCACTTTAGTAAGAGGGcggcattttcaaaatactatataaaatattatattgttaggggTGGCAATATTTGATTTTGCCTAGTTCACTATTTTCGATGATCTAGTCCTGTAGCTAACTAGGTATTCTGTGCAATCAATCTCCACATCTGATAATAGAGACCCGACCTCTTGGATCTTTTGACCACATTTCATTTAAATCAAAACTTTGATACCTACAAGTCATAATGTGTGCCATGTGGTGGTGGTAAGtacttaattatgaaaatgcgtaaaattaacatttaagttaaatttaatgtatatcaGGTAATCTGgttttaattagaattaaatttaaaatgatgtaggtacctgATACCTATACTACATACTATAGGGtatctatgttatattatgacattaatgttataacttataatattttgaactgggaactaaaattatgtgatacaatttatagatataaatccattattataattatttatagaattctCTAACAccataatttttagattctgagcggagcgaggaagctattggttttacaatggtgtttatttattttttatttttatatcctgtctacaaaatttctaccagaaggagtgcttcgatttcaacataatatagtaccttatcttttatcaaatttgatcaagatggtacattagagaggtcattttccgattttctcaatagttatttaatgccacgggaaaaaccaccgaaaaattacgaaaaaacactaaaaataggattttaatttctaacgctttgtttatcaccatagaaacgaataaaaaaattataatattgtaatattaattcaacttacatgaatacatgataaaataaataataacaatataaaatatccagactgacaaaccgtctccgctcagaatcgtttttcttatacaatgatattttatcattgaattcaagtctaatacaacccattatacaatgatccacttgtaacctactgtacagcagagtgacatccacttacctgcttttattaatttttgagtttaatttgttgagatataatatttagttttacataAGCAAGGCTTTAACACTGGCGGAGTTTCCATATACCCTTCcaggtgaaaaaataaaactggtgGAGTTTACATCAGACCTTTTCGTTACGTTTTTATCTAACCAGTATTCTGgtggagtttacaatcgcccaaATGgacatattacaattattatttattaccatggCTAAAAATACGAATGTATTTTCAATTCTGATTGTCTATTTTAACCTAaacctattaattaaaatataattgagtgATAGCCTTGGTTTTGGTTACCAAATACTAGGAAGTATCATGGCTAAATTGTTATTTAGCCATGGAATGTATCACCCAGGGCCGGCTCAAGCGAAAATAGTGAACtaggcaaaatcaaatttttgccatccgtaacaatatagtattcagtattttgaaaatgccgCCCTAGGCGTGGGCGTATGTCGCCTACCCCTTGAGCCGGGCCTGGTATCACCTTAGTCGATAGTCGGGCAAaaaagtataacaattattaatctcAATAAGCTAAAGCACGATCTGATCGTTATTTTGGGACCTGCACCTGAGTTTTTGTTTTGGCAATAAAAGATAATgcaaactatacctatatattcatcACGAACTGATATCTTACTTCATATTACataagagaataatattttgttctctAATATACGAAGTCAGATTACgtagtaataaaatagttacCCAAGTAGGTAGGTTACTACACTTACACAGTTGCACTAAAGATGATTTTGGAAGATCATCTTCGCTATCCGAAGAATTTGCAGTTGGTGGTTCCAGCatttcacttaatttttttaaatcaatgtaaTCCATGTtaatccaatattattttacaaaaatacactTAAAAGAATAATAAGTTACTGAGATAATTTACAGTGttattgataaaacaaataattgtataaatacgtTGCTTAATAATTGTTGccatggttttaatttttattgaaacacaAAAATGATAAGAACCACAAATAAACGCTTCATAAGCTATGATAACTACcgtacatacctatttaaatatcgCTGTGTATAAGAGacctgtatattgtatatttcattatacataggcgcaaattgaggACGTccgacatacaattttaaaatgatatattgcAATGTTCTACTTgcctttaagaggacgtgatacccgcatgtgttgtctccgtcttacaagtgcataacatagcaaattatacgcgaagcagaacacgtgtagctccgttagtttaaaaattaaagtaaattgacctcttataaaatctaaaggtaagattattatctagacaacctcatgggctttttattatattttaattttaaagcgagctatgagtattttaaaattgtaaattatttgtgcattttaaagtaGGGGAAAGGTGTCCAAAGCGGCCACCTTAAGGTTCAACACAGTGTCACACTttaggaatttatttttttttttatgaaaccttCAAGGGTTGTCTAGTTAAACTTGTCAGGAATCATAATTTTCAACCAGAgactattttaaacaaataaataaaaagttattttcatttttttaaaaagttcgaAATTGCTCACTTTGCCCACCTAGGTGTTAAAAGTGGTCAGTCTATGTCCATTTCGACCACCggtttaaaatttctattattattcattatttcataatattatcataaatatatatatatataatataacttatattatattcttacacTTTTCTTTGATAAATAAGTAACTTCAGTTCAAGCTTTGGGTCTCGC
This portion of the Acyrthosiphon pisum isolate AL4f chromosome A1, pea_aphid_22Mar2018_4r6ur, whole genome shotgun sequence genome encodes:
- the LOC100575591 gene encoding uncharacterized protein LOC100575591; amino-acid sequence: MDYIDLKKLSEMLEPPTANSSDSEDDLPKSSLVQLCRSKTGKDTTILTTESIKKTEEKNQKKIEVIQSDEERAKNIWQDEEIVAAPEAIDVVSDTRIRPEYDVKYQQFVGTEDAFLQVN